One stretch of Janibacter limosus DNA includes these proteins:
- a CDS encoding GNAT family N-acetyltransferase has protein sequence MTDLPPGYPVLAEADVVLRDGSVCRLRPIKPSDADGVRRFHAGQSDESIYLRFFAPMRTLSDRDIKRFTEVDYHDRMALVATIGDDIIGIGRYDRVSEHSAEVAFNISDHYHGKGIGSVLLEHLAAIAKSHDLAEFEAEVLPHNRKMLSVFSDAGYQVSRRMEDGVVTLHFAIEPTAESQSVRFAREHRAESQSVRALLHPSSVAVVGASRRERAIGHQVLKHIVEGGFTGRVHAVNPGADEILGVPAVASIGEIDGSVELAIIAVPADRVTEVVRECAAAGVRTLLIISSGFAEMDEEGARRQQEVLRLARDHGMRVLGPNSFGLINTDPAVSLNATLTAGIPKPGFFGLFSQSGALAIANLDSAARRNLGISVFASAGNRVDVSGNDLMQYWVEDERTRAVGLYLESMGNPRKFSRVARHLASTKPVIVVKPASASYGAPPGHKVRKPKVKPHAFTAMLEQAGVIHCENVHQMFDVAQLLVHQPLPAGRRVAIVGNSSQLAALCADNANERGLEVVHGPVAVRTEASAIEFQTAVDAAFADDEVDSVIVCFIPPVGALDQEVVEALRHAASRSDKPCVATLLGMRGVDDAGDPTFLHETGEVGGDTPRQAVPLYPMPEEAIRALAAATDYGQWRDKDKGETVLREGIDRWAVRALLDRILEEDPEGRALTSDEARELLDAYGIDVWPRHEAATADEAVAAADAVGYPVVVKSLSPLVRGQAMLEGIRVDLHDAQSVRAAFEALDRRLAPMDANYFVVQRMAGPGVSTVLSTIEDPLFGPVVSFSIAGAPTKLLDDIAYRIPPLTDVDVRELVDGIKLSPLLTGHDGAAPVDRAALEDVLGRLSIMSDDFLELSSVELNPVIAHTSGVTVLGADVMITPATRRIDTAARSLT, from the coding sequence AAGCGCTTCACCGAGGTCGACTACCACGACCGGATGGCCCTCGTGGCCACGATCGGCGACGACATCATCGGCATCGGCCGGTACGACCGGGTCAGCGAGCACAGCGCCGAGGTCGCCTTCAACATCTCCGACCACTACCACGGCAAGGGCATCGGGTCGGTGCTGCTCGAGCACCTCGCCGCCATCGCCAAGTCGCACGACCTCGCCGAGTTCGAGGCCGAGGTCCTGCCGCACAACCGCAAGATGCTCTCGGTCTTCTCCGATGCCGGCTACCAGGTCAGCCGTCGCATGGAGGACGGCGTCGTGACGCTGCACTTCGCGATCGAGCCCACCGCGGAGTCGCAGTCGGTGCGCTTCGCCCGGGAGCACCGGGCCGAGTCGCAGAGCGTGCGAGCGCTCCTCCACCCGAGCTCGGTCGCCGTGGTCGGCGCCAGCCGGCGTGAGCGGGCCATCGGCCACCAGGTGCTCAAGCACATCGTCGAGGGCGGCTTCACCGGCAGGGTGCATGCGGTCAACCCCGGTGCGGACGAGATCCTGGGCGTGCCCGCGGTCGCCTCGATCGGCGAGATCGACGGCAGCGTGGAGCTGGCCATCATCGCGGTGCCGGCGGACCGGGTCACCGAGGTCGTCCGCGAGTGCGCCGCTGCGGGGGTGCGGACACTGCTGATCATCTCCTCGGGGTTCGCCGAGATGGACGAGGAGGGCGCTCGGCGCCAGCAGGAGGTCCTCCGGCTGGCCCGCGACCACGGGATGCGGGTCCTCGGGCCCAACTCCTTCGGGCTGATCAACACCGACCCGGCAGTCAGCCTCAACGCGACCCTGACGGCGGGCATCCCCAAGCCGGGGTTCTTCGGGCTCTTCTCCCAGAGTGGCGCCCTGGCGATCGCCAACCTCGACTCGGCGGCCCGGCGCAACCTCGGGATCTCGGTCTTCGCCTCCGCCGGCAACCGTGTCGACGTCTCCGGCAACGACCTCATGCAGTACTGGGTCGAGGACGAGCGCACCCGTGCCGTCGGGCTCTACCTCGAGTCCATGGGCAACCCACGCAAGTTCTCCCGGGTGGCGCGCCACCTCGCCTCGACCAAGCCGGTCATCGTCGTCAAGCCGGCATCGGCGAGCTATGGAGCGCCCCCCGGGCACAAGGTGCGCAAGCCCAAGGTCAAGCCGCACGCCTTCACCGCGATGCTGGAGCAGGCCGGGGTGATTCACTGCGAGAACGTCCACCAGATGTTCGACGTCGCCCAGCTGCTCGTCCACCAACCGTTGCCCGCGGGCCGCCGGGTCGCCATCGTCGGCAACTCCAGCCAGCTCGCAGCCCTGTGCGCCGACAACGCCAACGAGCGCGGCCTCGAGGTGGTCCACGGCCCGGTGGCCGTGCGCACCGAGGCCAGCGCGATCGAGTTCCAGACCGCGGTGGACGCCGCCTTCGCCGATGACGAGGTCGACTCGGTCATCGTCTGCTTCATCCCACCCGTCGGCGCCCTCGACCAGGAGGTCGTCGAGGCCCTGCGGCACGCGGCCTCCCGCTCCGACAAGCCCTGCGTCGCCACCCTGCTCGGCATGCGGGGTGTCGACGACGCCGGCGACCCCACCTTCCTCCACGAGACGGGCGAGGTCGGCGGCGACACACCCCGGCAGGCGGTCCCGCTGTACCCCATGCCCGAGGAGGCCATCCGGGCGCTCGCGGCAGCGACGGACTACGGGCAGTGGCGGGACAAGGACAAGGGCGAGACCGTCCTGCGCGAGGGGATCGACCGGTGGGCGGTGCGGGCCCTGCTCGACCGGATCCTCGAGGAGGACCCGGAGGGACGGGCCCTCACCAGCGACGAGGCCCGCGAGCTGCTCGATGCCTACGGGATCGACGTCTGGCCACGCCACGAGGCGGCCACGGCCGACGAGGCCGTCGCGGCAGCCGACGCGGTCGGCTACCCCGTCGTCGTGAAGTCCCTCTCGCCGCTCGTGCGGGGCCAGGCGATGCTCGAGGGCATCCGGGTGGACCTGCACGACGCCCAGTCGGTGCGGGCGGCCTTCGAGGCACTCGATCGCCGGCTGGCCCCCATGGACGCCAACTACTTCGTCGTCCAGCGGATGGCCGGACCCGGTGTCTCCACGGTGCTCTCCACGATCGAGGACCCGCTCTTCGGACCCGTGGTCTCCTTCAGCATCGCGGGCGCGCCGACCAAGCTGCTCGACGACATCGCGTACCGGATCCCGCCCCTCACCGACGTCGACGTGCGTGAGCTCGTCGACGGGATCAAGCTGTCGCCGCTGCTCACGGGGCACGACGGTGCCGCACCGGTCGATCGGGCGGCGCTCGAGGACGTGCTCGGGCGGCTGTCGATCATGTCCGACGACTTCCTCGAGCTGTCCTCGGTGGAGCTCAACCCGGTGATCGCCCACACGAGCGGCGTCACGGTCCTCGGGGCCGACGTGATGATCACTCCCGCGACCCGTCGGATCGACACCGCAGCGCGGAGCCTGACCTGA